One window from the genome of Cryptomeria japonica chromosome 6, Sugi_1.0, whole genome shotgun sequence encodes:
- the LOC131043711 gene encoding G-type lectin S-receptor-like serine/threonine-protein kinase At2g19130, with the protein MTFSVGVVAVALVIFSILMWRRHRQLHCVRSMERLADSSNSFLIMFSYMDLKIATRNFRSKLGSGGFSTVFKGYLIDGTVVAVKKMEGSRQDEKQFRAEVSSLGIIQHANLTRLRGFCAEGSRRFLIYDYMPNGSLNSLVFTSNSKSKQKILDWKKRFEIALGTARGLLYLHEECRDCIIHCDMKAENILLDNNFSPKLADFGFARLLGRNFSCVLTTTRGTRGYLAPEWISDLTITPKVDVYSFGMTLLEIISGRRNPDLSVQDSSQYYFPSWAATQIYIGNTINIVDKGIAEERDLEEVRRASIVGLLCIEKDEELRPSMGQVVLMLEGKIQPQITQTKCFALMDKQADRSDTHSGSDN; encoded by the coding sequence ATGACATTTAGTGTTGGTGTTGTGGCGGTTGCATTGGTTATCTTTTCAATTTTAATGTGGCGGAGGCATCGGCAGTTGCATTGCGTACGATCAATGGAAAGGCTTGCAGATTCCTCGAACTCTTTTCTTATAATGTTTAGCTACATGGACTTGAAGATTGCAACTAGGAATTTCAGGTCTAAGCTGGGGAGCGGAGGATTCAGCACAGTGTTCAAAGGGTACTTAATAGACGGTACAGTTGTGGCAGTAAAGAAGATGGAGGGTTCAAGACAAGACGAGAAGCAATTCCGAGCGGAAGTCAGTTCTCTTGGAATCATACAACATGCGAATTTGACCAGGCTTAGAGGGTTTTGTGCAGAAGGATCGAGAAGGTTTCTGATTTATGATTACATGCCCAACGGCTCTCTAAATTCCTTAGTCTTCACAAGTAATTCCAAAAGTAAACAGAAGATACTCGACTGGAAGAAGCGATTTGAGATTGCGTTAGGTACCGCAAGAGGATTACTTTATCTCCACGAAGAATGCAGAGATTGCATCATTCACTGCGATATGAAGGCAGAAAATATTCTTCTGGACAATAATTTTTCACCCAAGTTGGCTGATTTTGGGTTTGCAAGGCTTTTGGGTAGAAATTTTAGCTGCGTCCTGACCACAACGAGAGGAACGAGAGGGTACTTGGCTCCAGAGTGGATCTCCGATCTTACCATCACTCCCAAGGTTGATGTATACAGTTTTGGTATGACGCTCTTGGAAATCATTTCCGGGCGAAGAAATCCTGATTTAAGTGTGCAAGATTCCAGTCAGTATTACTTTCCATCATGGGCTGCAACTCAAATTTACATTGGCAACACAATTAATATTGTAGACAAGGGTATTGCAGAGGAGAGAGATCTTGAGGAGGTGAGAAGAGCAAGTATTGTAGGGTTGTTATGCATTGAAAAGGACGAGGAGTTGAGGCCAAGCATGGGTCAAGTGGTGCTAATGCTGGAAGGGAAGATCCAGCCACAAATTACGCAGACCAAGTGCTTTGCACTCATGGACAAGCAAGCAGACCGAAGCGACACTCACAGCGGTAGCGACAACTGA